From the Micromonospora echinospora genome, the window TCGACATGACGCCACGCCGATCCTCTCCGAGCAGGGTGGTCAGTGCGGAAAGACACGGGACAGGCGGGTCGAGGTCCCGTCGCGGAACTGCTCGATCCCGGCGCACACGTCGAACCCGCCCCCCGCCCCGGCGATCAGGACGCGCTCCGCCCCGTGCAACGCGGCGAACAACGGCGGCGTGGCGAGCCCCCAACCGTCACCGCTGCGCCGAGCCTGCCCCGCGCCGTCTGTCGTCATCCCTGAATGATCTCGGACGGGGGTCGGCGGGCCAACGGCTGGCCGACCACTCAGGCCAGGAGCGCGGCTCGCATCTCCGCACCCGGGTTGAACCCGCCGACCACCTGGTTGCCGGCCGGGTCGAGGACGTCAACCGTGTTGTTCCGGCGCATCAGCTCCCGGACCGGGGGCGGAAGCGGCGGCGGATCGTCCATGGCCGCCCGGATGTCACGAGCGGCCATGATCAGCCGGTACGCCAGGGTGGCGGCCTCGGTGTCCACCCGGACCCGGTGGTACTCCCACCCGACGATGGTCAGGTCGAGGATCTCGAACAGGTGGGACAGCAGCGGTTTCGGGTCGGTCGTCTGCACGTACCGGGACGCTCCGCTGCCGACGACCGTGACCGCGGCGACCACCTGCACGTACGGATGGAAGCCGGAGGGCAGCTCGAACAGGGACCAGCGCAGCGCCGGAGCGGCCTCCCTCCACAACGGCCGGTAGTTCCGCCGGTCGACGATCAGCCGGCGACCGGTGCGCCGGTGCAGTTCGTAGGCCTGGGTGAGGAGGTCCGTGTGGGCGTTCTCGGCGAACTCGTGCAGGATTCGGGCTGCTACGACCAGGCCGTCGTCCCCGTCCAGCAGCCGGGTGACCGCCTCGACCTGCTCGGAGGGCCGCATCTGCACCCGCGCGCCGAACCGGTGCCGGACCTCCTGGAGCAACGCCTCCTGCCGGCCCGGGTCGTGCTGGACCTGCTCCTTACCCAACACCCGTTGGAGCCACCGCATGTCGCCTCGTCTCCGCAGCCGCCTCGGAACCCAGCAATGCTAGCCGAGCCTCCCCAGGTGACCGGTTTCCCTCGGTTTCCCGGGGTGTCCACGCCTGCGGTGGGTTCACTCTGCTCCGTCCCGCCTGCCTCGACACAGGCCCCTCGGGCCGCGCGCCCGGGTGTCTCTCGACACCGCTGACGAAGCTCACCGGCCCGCCGTCTCGGAGGACAGCACGCTCACGAACATCATCTCTGTCAGTCGTCGATCGCCTGGTAGACAGCGGTCCAGAGATCGAGCCACATCGGCAGCGTCTGGTCGCCCGCGTGGGCCCGCTGCATGAAGAAGATCGCCGTCAGGTCCTCGGGGGGATCGTTGTACCAGGCGGTGCCGTAGTAGCCGGGCCATCCGTAGCTGCCGACCGACGGGCCGAGGTGCGTGCGGCGGGTCCGGACCGACACCCCGAAACCCCAGCCCATGGCATCGAAGTACCCCGGCCAGAACCCGGAGACCGCCCTCTGCGCGGGGGTCAGGTGGTCGGTGGTCATCAGGGTCACCGACGGCCGCGAGAGCACCCGCTCGCCGCGGTGGCTGCCGCCGGCGAGCAGCGCCGAGGCGAAAGCAAGGTAGTCCTCGGCAGTGGAGACGAGCCCACCGCCACCGGACTCGAACGCCGGCGGCCGGCTCCACCGCCCGTCGGGGGCGTCTTCGACGACCGGCTCACCGGTGACGGCGTTGTCGCGCTCGTACGCCGTCGCCAACCGGTCGATGCTCTCGCCGCCCACGCTGAACGCGGTGTCCTTCATCCCGAGCGGCCCACAGATCCGCTCGCGCAGGGCGTCCCCGAAGGACATGCCGGTGGCCCGGGCGACGAGCACGCCCGTCACGTTGGCGGCGGTGTCGTACATCCAGCGCTCCCCCGGCTGATGGACGAGCGGCAGCGCGCCGAGCCGGCGGATCCATCCGTCCGGCGACGACCGGTCGAGTGCGTCCAACGCGTCGGCGATCGGGACCGTTCCGGGCTCGGCGGGGACCATGCCGGTGCCGAGGGTGTAGGTCAGCAGATCCCGCAGCGTGATCGGGCGTTCCGCCGCTACGGTGTCCTCCAGCGGCCCGTCCGGGTCGGCGAGCACAGTCATGTCCGCCAGCTCCGGAAGGAAATCGTCGACCGGGTCGTCGAGACGAAGGGTGCAGTCCTCGACAAGCGTCATCGCACACGCGGCGACGACGGGCTTCGTCATCGAGCCCAGGCGGCAGATCGTGTCGCTGGCCATCGGCGTCCGCGCCCCAGGGCCCTCGAACGCCAGATTGCCCGTTGCCTCGATGTGCACCTCGCCCTTACGGGCCAGGACGGCCACCACACCCGGGACGAAGCCGGACTCGACGTGACGCTCGAGCAACGACCGCAGCCGAGCCAGCCGCTTCGACGAGAAGCCACCAACAGCCACCTTTTCTCCTCAACTCGTCCGTCGCCAGTTGCGCGTTGCGTGACGACCACACGTTCCGTGCGGAGGTCAGAAAAAGAACCCGCCCGAGCAGTCCCCGGTCGTCGGCATGACCGGACGTTGACCCGATGGCCCTCCGCCACTGTGCGATGGGCGGCATGACGGACGGCTACCACACTGATCGTGGCATCAAGCGACGCAAAACTCGTTGCCCTCGGGGTCATGCATGACGACATGCCCGAGGACGTCGCCGTACCACTCCTCGCGGACCACCGTCGCGCCGGCGGCAACCAGCTCGGGCACCTTCTTCCGGATCAGTCGGGCGCGCTCCGCCATGTCCCAGGGGCCCGGACCGGCCACCCGAATATCGATATGCGTACGGTTCTTGGCGGACTTGCCCTCGGGGACCTTGAGGAAGCCGATGGCAGGTCCCCGGCCATCCGGGTCGACGATGGAAGCGTTGTCGGGCTCGTCGAAACCGGGTTCCTTCACATAGCCCAGGGCCAGTGCCCAGAAGGCAGCGAGCCGCTGGGGATCGTCGGCATCGCATCCCAAGGTCCAGAAAGTGCCCACGGCGCCACCGTACGCGAGCTACGACACGCTGCCGTCGGCACGACAGGCCGTTTCGCCGCCGACCAGCTCCCGCCCCTGGATCACCAGCCCGG encodes:
- a CDS encoding serine hydrolase domain-containing protein translates to MAVGGFSSKRLARLRSLLERHVESGFVPGVVAVLARKGEVHIEATGNLAFEGPGARTPMASDTICRLGSMTKPVVAACAMTLVEDCTLRLDDPVDDFLPELADMTVLADPDGPLEDTVAAERPITLRDLLTYTLGTGMVPAEPGTVPIADALDALDRSSPDGWIRRLGALPLVHQPGERWMYDTAANVTGVLVARATGMSFGDALRERICGPLGMKDTAFSVGGESIDRLATAYERDNAVTGEPVVEDAPDGRWSRPPAFESGGGGLVSTAEDYLAFASALLAGGSHRGERVLSRPSVTLMTTDHLTPAQRAVSGFWPGYFDAMGWGFGVSVRTRRTHLGPSVGSYGWPGYYGTAWYNDPPEDLTAIFFMQRAHAGDQTLPMWLDLWTAVYQAIDD
- a CDS encoding VOC family protein translates to MGTFWTLGCDADDPQRLAAFWALALGYVKEPGFDEPDNASIVDPDGRGPAIGFLKVPEGKSAKNRTHIDIRVAGPGPWDMAERARLIRKKVPELVAAGATVVREEWYGDVLGHVVMHDPEGNEFCVA